From the genome of Nitrosomonas sp., one region includes:
- the ppc gene encoding phosphoenolpyruvate carboxylase produces MHIVGLENFLEDKFTEDKDLPLREDIRLLGRMLGDTLREQEGETAFDLVEKIRQTAIRFHREQDPEARRELDRILSELSNRATIVVVRAFSYFSQLSNIAEDVHHNRRRRAHLCAGSPPQSGSVTRALERVLENGIDSESLANFFAKAVVSPVLTAHPTEVQRKSILDCQLTIERLLRERALTQLTPNELRQNDENLRAMIQVLWLTRMLRSVRLSVHDEIDNGLTYYSYTFLSQIPYIYAKIENLLERHMGDEAPNISSFLRIGSWIGGDRDGNPFVTHQVMLYAAEQQSALALDYYIEEVERIGHTMSLAERLVNITDELEELAASSPDIPACRIDEPYRRAFIGIGARLIATCQHLGHLPKQKDLFDAAKPYADSAEFVHDLDVIIKSLKQHKANWIARGPLRNLRRAADVFGFHLASLDMRQHSKVHEQVVAELFELGTHRQNYLEMTEDERIEWLLTEISSPRPLLSPYLNYSESTQGELRILQMAAEIHRRFGSPAIPNYIISMTTHIINVLEVALLLKEVGLLHARENPYLGLNIIPLFETIADLRSCGKVMDQLFSLPYYRKLLVSRGNVQEVMLGYSDSNKDGGFITSNWEIYKAEIELTKVFAKHNIELRLFHGRGGTVGRGGGPSYQAILAQPPGSVNGQIRVTEQGEVISSKYAEPEIGRRNLETLVAATIESTLLGHDPLGNNANRYYQVMEKLAVHSYAAYRNLVFETPGFKQFFQESTPIREISGLHIGSRPASRKASDEIEDLRAIPWVFSWGLNRAMIPGWYGFGHAVEAFVQGDQTGTGLELLQEMYQTWPFMQTLLSNMDMVLAKSDMGIASRYAELVTDTTLREQIFGRILEEWKRCKKWLFAITGNKELLEDNPTLARSIHNRTPYIDPLNHLQVELLRRYRSGEDSDEIKRSIHLTINGVTSGLRNSG; encoded by the coding sequence ATGCATATTGTAGGGTTAGAAAACTTTCTCGAGGACAAATTCACTGAGGATAAGGATTTACCGCTTCGAGAAGATATTCGCTTGTTAGGTCGCATGCTGGGAGATACCCTGCGCGAACAGGAAGGAGAAACTGCTTTTGATCTGGTTGAAAAGATACGGCAAACTGCTATTCGCTTTCACAGGGAACAAGATCCTGAAGCGCGTCGAGAGCTGGACAGGATTCTTTCAGAACTCAGTAACAGGGCAACGATCGTTGTGGTGCGCGCTTTTAGTTATTTTTCCCAACTCTCAAATATTGCCGAAGACGTGCATCATAATCGCCGCCGCCGTGCGCATCTTTGCGCGGGCTCGCCGCCGCAATCCGGCAGTGTAACGCGGGCATTGGAACGCGTACTTGAAAATGGAATAGACAGTGAATCGTTGGCCAATTTTTTTGCCAAAGCAGTTGTTTCACCGGTGTTGACGGCGCATCCAACAGAAGTTCAACGCAAAAGTATCCTGGATTGTCAACTGACCATAGAGCGTTTATTGAGAGAACGTGCATTGACTCAGTTGACGCCGAATGAATTGCGTCAAAATGATGAAAATCTGCGAGCAATGATTCAGGTATTGTGGCTAACACGTATGTTACGCTCGGTGCGTTTATCCGTTCATGACGAAATCGATAATGGCCTGACGTATTACAGTTATACGTTTTTGTCACAGATACCTTATATTTATGCAAAGATTGAAAATCTGCTGGAGCGCCATATGGGCGACGAAGCGCCCAATATAAGCTCGTTTCTACGCATTGGCAGCTGGATAGGCGGCGACAGGGACGGCAATCCATTTGTCACGCACCAGGTTATGCTGTATGCGGCGGAACAGCAATCTGCCTTGGCGCTTGATTATTACATTGAAGAAGTTGAAAGAATCGGTCACACCATGAGCCTGGCCGAGCGTCTTGTCAATATTACCGATGAACTGGAAGAACTGGCGGCATCATCGCCCGATATTCCAGCCTGTCGGATTGATGAGCCTTACCGTCGCGCATTTATCGGAATCGGCGCACGCTTGATTGCGACCTGCCAGCATCTCGGACACCTTCCCAAGCAAAAAGATTTGTTCGATGCGGCGAAGCCTTACGCTGACAGCGCAGAATTTGTACATGATCTTGACGTTATCATCAAATCTCTTAAACAGCACAAGGCAAATTGGATTGCGCGCGGTCCGCTGCGCAACTTGCGCCGGGCAGCGGATGTCTTTGGCTTTCATTTGGCATCATTAGATATGCGTCAGCACAGCAAGGTTCACGAGCAGGTTGTTGCCGAGCTTTTTGAACTGGGTACTCACCGTCAGAATTACCTGGAAATGACAGAGGATGAACGTATTGAATGGTTATTGACTGAAATCAGCAGTCCGCGCCCACTGCTTTCGCCATACCTGAATTACTCGGAATCCACGCAGGGTGAATTACGAATCCTGCAAATGGCGGCAGAAATTCATCGCCGCTTCGGTTCCCCTGCAATACCCAATTACATCATATCCATGACTACACATATTATCAATGTGCTGGAAGTGGCTTTATTGCTGAAAGAAGTCGGTCTATTACATGCAAGAGAAAATCCTTATCTCGGTTTAAACATTATTCCGTTGTTTGAAACCATCGCGGACTTGCGCAGCTGCGGCAAAGTTATGGATCAACTGTTTTCATTGCCCTATTACAGAAAACTGCTTGTTTCGCGCGGTAATGTACAAGAAGTCATGCTGGGTTATTCGGACAGCAATAAAGACGGCGGTTTTATCACGTCTAACTGGGAAATTTACAAAGCCGAAATTGAATTGACCAAGGTTTTTGCCAAACATAACATCGAACTCAGGCTTTTTCATGGACGCGGCGGTACGGTCGGCCGAGGTGGCGGCCCAAGCTATCAGGCCATTCTAGCGCAACCTCCCGGGAGCGTTAATGGACAGATACGGGTAACCGAACAGGGTGAAGTTATCAGCAGCAAGTATGCCGAACCGGAAATTGGCCGACGCAATCTTGAAACGCTTGTGGCCGCCACTATTGAGTCCACTTTATTAGGCCATGATCCGCTTGGCAATAATGCAAATCGTTATTATCAGGTAATGGAAAAACTGGCTGTACATTCGTATGCAGCGTACCGCAACTTGGTATTCGAGACGCCCGGCTTCAAACAATTTTTTCAGGAATCAACACCAATTCGTGAAATTTCAGGCCTGCATATCGGCAGCCGTCCTGCTTCCCGCAAGGCATCTGACGAGATTGAAGACTTGCGCGCAATTCCGTGGGTGTTCAGTTGGGGACTTAATCGTGCGATGATTCCCGGGTGGTATGGTTTCGGGCATGCGGTAGAGGCCTTTGTACAAGGCGATCAGACGGGTACGGGATTGGAATTGCTGCAGGAAATGTATCAAACATGGCCGTTTATGCAAACCCTGTTATCAAACATGGACATGGTTCTGGCCAAAAGCGATATGGGCATTGCTTCGCGTTATGCAGAACTGGTAACGGATACCACTCTGCGGGAACAAATTTTTGGACGTATCCTCGAAGAATGGAAAAGATGCAAAAAATGGCTTTTTGCCATAACCGGAAATAAAGAGCTGTTAGAGGATAATCCGACACTGGCGCGCAGTATCCATAACCGGACACCGTATATTGATCCGCTCAATCATTTGCAAGTTGAATTGCTACGCCGGTATCGCTCGGGCGAGGACAGTGACGAGATAAAACGCTCTATTCATTTAACGATTAACGGCGTCACATCGGGGCTCAGGAATAGCGGCTAA
- a CDS encoding insulinase family protein yields the protein MRIKHSIFAVLICICSQSLSASLSIQSWQTTSGARVYFVENSELPILDISVEFSAGSSKDNPEKSGVASLTRHLLNLGAGGLSEDEIANELADVGAQLGGNFDEDRAGLTLRTLSSDRERLQALEIFFRLVQNPEFPQDVLEREKTRIIASIKESSTKPAYIANRALMKMLYNEHPYGLNESGEIETVEKIQRKDLLTFYQSYYTARNAVVAIIGDINKQQAAIIAESLTENLSKDTKNSHLPPVENPVGEIKRIAHPATQSHILLAYPGIRRNDPDYFPLLVGNYILGGGGFVSRLMEEIRQQRGLAYSVYSFFSPLREKGPFQIGLQTKKEQSEEALALTQSVLKNFIKEGPSEDELIAAKQNIIGGFPLRLDSNKKILGYLAMIGFYNLPLTYLDDYLIAVDAVTTAHIKDSFQRRIDPENMVTVIVGAVEQ from the coding sequence ATGCGCATAAAACACAGTATTTTTGCTGTACTAATTTGTATTTGTTCGCAATCGTTATCGGCATCATTGTCTATACAGTCCTGGCAGACAACTTCAGGCGCACGCGTTTATTTCGTGGAAAACAGTGAATTGCCTATACTGGACATTAGCGTGGAATTTAGCGCGGGCAGCAGCAAAGACAATCCAGAAAAATCAGGTGTTGCCAGTTTGACGCGGCATTTGTTGAACCTTGGTGCCGGCGGGTTATCTGAGGATGAAATTGCCAATGAACTTGCCGATGTTGGCGCTCAGCTGGGCGGAAACTTCGATGAGGACCGTGCAGGTTTGACGCTGCGCACATTAAGCAGCGATCGAGAGCGTCTACAAGCGCTGGAAATATTTTTTCGTCTTGTTCAAAACCCGGAATTTCCACAGGATGTTCTAGAACGTGAGAAAACCAGAATTATTGCAAGTATCAAAGAATCGAGCACCAAACCGGCTTATATCGCCAACCGAGCGTTAATGAAGATGCTCTACAATGAGCACCCGTATGGATTGAACGAATCCGGGGAAATCGAAACCGTTGAAAAAATTCAACGCAAAGATCTGCTCACCTTTTATCAATCTTACTATACTGCACGTAATGCAGTTGTCGCCATCATCGGCGATATTAACAAACAGCAAGCTGCAATAATTGCGGAATCGCTGACGGAAAACCTTTCTAAAGATACAAAAAACAGTCATTTGCCACCCGTTGAAAACCCGGTCGGTGAAATTAAAAGAATTGCGCATCCTGCAACACAAAGCCATATACTTCTCGCCTATCCCGGCATTCGCCGAAACGATCCAGATTACTTTCCGTTGCTGGTTGGTAACTATATCCTTGGCGGCGGCGGATTTGTATCGCGTCTGATGGAAGAAATTCGCCAACAAAGAGGACTGGCCTATAGTGTTTACAGCTTCTTTTCTCCACTGCGTGAAAAAGGACCATTTCAGATCGGCTTGCAAACGAAAAAAGAACAATCAGAAGAAGCACTCGCCTTGACACAAAGCGTTTTGAAAAATTTTATTAAGGAAGGCCCGAGCGAGGATGAACTGATTGCCGCCAAGCAAAATATCATCGGCGGTTTTCCTCTAAGGCTTGACAGTAACAAGAAGATTTTGGGATATCTCGCCATGATTGGCTTTTATAACCTGCCTTTAACCTATCTCGACGATTATCTAATAGCTGTTGATGCAGTTACCACGGCACATATCAAGGATTCCTTTCAGCGCCGCATAGACCCGGAAAATATGGTGACCGTGATTGTCGGCGCGGTCGAGCAGTAA
- the rsmD gene encoding 16S rRNA (guanine(966)-N(2))-methyltransferase RsmD: MALSQGKVRIIGGHWRSRIITFPRRPDLRPTPDRVRETVFNWLGQNLDGKRCLDLFAGSGALGFEAASRGAAQVVMLESDTVVFQSLLENRKKLNADQIELVRMDAMVFLTTDARQFDVIFLDPPYRLDILPKLLPKLPPHLNVYGQVYMEAMDAWAPDKQWWIRRKGKAGNVNYQLLELQPGLDNHG; encoded by the coding sequence ATGGCGTTAAGTCAGGGAAAGGTACGTATTATTGGCGGACACTGGCGCAGTCGCATCATTACCTTTCCCCGTCGCCCTGATTTGAGGCCCACACCCGACCGGGTTCGCGAAACAGTGTTTAACTGGTTAGGACAGAATCTTGATGGCAAAAGATGTCTTGATCTTTTTGCCGGCAGCGGTGCACTGGGTTTTGAAGCCGCATCACGTGGCGCCGCACAGGTGGTAATGTTAGAATCGGACACAGTTGTTTTTCAGTCGCTGCTCGAGAACAGGAAAAAATTAAATGCGGACCAAATTGAATTGGTGAGGATGGATGCCATGGTTTTCTTAACGACTGATGCGCGTCAATTTGATGTTATTTTTCTTGACCCGCCCTACCGGCTGGATATATTGCCTAAGCTATTACCTAAGTTGCCGCCGCATCTCAATGTGTACGGACAGGTTTATATGGAAGCAATGGATGCTTGGGCACCTGATAAACAATGGTGGATACGACGAAAAGGAAAAGCAGG